The following coding sequences are from one Mycolicibacterium aichiense window:
- a CDS encoding MmpS family transport accessory protein, whose product MWIPLVVIAVLAAGGLTVYRLHGIFGSEKSLSYGDTKNDKGKPYNPKHMKYEIFGPSGTPAQISYFDEDGNPVHTDATLPWSLEFPISAAAGIGSIAAQGDSDTIGCRISVDGVVKDEKTVTHEVSSFVSCLLKAA is encoded by the coding sequence TTGTGGATTCCACTGGTGGTGATCGCCGTGCTCGCCGCCGGGGGCCTGACCGTGTATCGCCTGCACGGGATCTTCGGGAGCGAGAAGTCGCTCTCGTACGGCGACACCAAGAACGACAAGGGCAAGCCGTACAACCCCAAGCATATGAAGTACGAGATCTTCGGACCTTCAGGAACGCCGGCCCAGATCAGCTATTTCGACGAAGACGGCAACCCGGTACACACCGACGCGACGCTGCCGTGGTCGCTGGAGTTCCCGATCTCGGCTGCCGCGGGCATCGGGAGCATCGCGGCGCAAGGCGACAGCGACACCATCGGCTGCCGGATATCTGTCGACGGCGTCGTCAAGGACGAGAAGACCGTGACGCATGAAGTAAGTTCCTTCGTCTCCTGTCTGCTGAAGGCCGCATGA